The Candidatus Bathyarchaeota archaeon genome has a segment encoding these proteins:
- a CDS encoding cofactor-independent phosphoglycerate mutase yields the protein MKYILLVNDGMADYQLPELNNKTPMQVADTPNLNEITPKSKCGRLITVPPGSEPGSDAANLSILGYDPKIHFTGRGPLEAAAQGIKLDNNDIAFRCNLITEKNGILVDYSAGHISTLEAKQLIDKLNEKLGTENQRFYPGLSYRNLLILKNTSFSERILTTPPHNINGRSISENLVKPIGSEGVKTADFLNRMIFKSKEILENHPINLKRLKNNENPANMIWPWSGGRKPQMQTFEEKYHMSSAVISAVDLIKGIGIYAGMDVINVPGATGLYDTNYEGKADYAIESLKTHDFVFVHVEAPDEAGHAGEIELKIKTIENFDKRLLGRILKTLRTDDFRIAILPDHPTPIKVRTHTSDPVPFLIYDPSENGDGVKKFDEFSVEDGSLGTVQGADLLQLLFSKR from the coding sequence ATGAAATACATATTACTAGTCAATGATGGAATGGCTGATTATCAGCTGCCAGAACTTAACAATAAAACTCCGATGCAAGTCGCTGACACGCCCAACCTAAATGAAATCACGCCAAAAAGCAAATGTGGACGGCTAATAACTGTTCCCCCAGGTTCTGAGCCAGGTTCCGACGCTGCTAATCTTTCCATACTTGGTTACGACCCAAAAATACACTTTACAGGGAGAGGACCTCTTGAGGCAGCCGCTCAAGGAATTAAACTTGACAATAACGATATAGCATTTAGATGCAACCTGATAACCGAGAAAAATGGAATACTTGTAGACTACTCCGCGGGGCATATATCCACCCTTGAGGCAAAGCAGTTAATCGACAAACTAAATGAAAAGCTCGGCACCGAAAATCAAAGATTTTACCCAGGTCTAAGCTATAGAAATTTACTTATTTTGAAAAATACTTCGTTCTCTGAAAGAATTCTAACAACGCCTCCACATAACATCAACGGAAGGTCCATATCTGAAAACCTTGTCAAACCCATAGGGTCAGAAGGTGTAAAAACCGCCGATTTCCTCAACAGAATGATTTTCAAATCCAAAGAAATCCTGGAAAATCATCCGATTAATCTCAAAAGATTAAAAAATAATGAAAATCCCGCGAACATGATTTGGCCTTGGAGTGGCGGACGAAAACCACAGATGCAGACCTTCGAAGAAAAATATCACATGAGTTCCGCGGTAATCTCTGCTGTAGATCTAATAAAAGGAATAGGCATCTACGCTGGAATGGACGTCATCAATGTACCTGGCGCAACCGGATTATACGACACAAACTACGAGGGAAAAGCCGATTACGCCATTGAATCCTTAAAGACCCATGACTTTGTTTTTGTCCATGTTGAAGCCCCAGATGAGGCAGGGCACGCTGGAGAAATCGAATTAAAAATAAAAACCATCGAAAACTTCGATAAGAGACTACTTGGGAGAATTCTTAAAACACTTAGAACCGATGACTTTCGCATAGCAATCCTTCCGGACCATCCAACCCCAATCAAGGTTAGAACCCATACAAGTGATCCTGTCCCATTTCTAATTTACGACCCCAGTGAAAATGGAGACGGTGTTAAAAAATTCGATGAATTTTCTGTTGAAGATGGCTCCTTAGGTACTGTGCAAGGCGCAGACCTCTTACAGTTACTATTCTCAAAGAGGTAA
- a CDS encoding Hsp20/alpha crystallin family protein: MAWDEFPWFRRRRRFPFFSGWFYEDLDEMMKDFERIVEETFREFSGEVPRTLIRERKLSDGSIVREMGPFVYGYSITIGPDGKPVVREFGNVKPTAKPSELGIVRPTLDIRETREPLVDVFSADSEVKVVAELPGVEKSDIKLTATETTLTISVDAKDRKFHKELELPAEVDPKTAKSTYKNGVLEVTLTKIKKKPKGEPIKIE; the protein is encoded by the coding sequence ATGGCTTGGGATGAATTTCCATGGTTTAGAAGGCGTAGGCGTTTTCCATTCTTCAGTGGCTGGTTCTACGAAGACTTGGATGAAATGATGAAGGACTTTGAAAGGATTGTTGAAGAAACCTTTAGGGAATTTTCCGGCGAAGTACCTAGAACCCTTATCCGCGAGCGGAAGCTTTCAGATGGAAGCATCGTCAGAGAGATGGGTCCATTTGTTTACGGCTATTCCATTACTATCGGCCCCGACGGCAAACCAGTAGTTAGGGAATTTGGAAACGTAAAGCCAACGGCTAAACCTTCAGAGCTTGGAATAGTTAGACCGACACTGGATATAAGGGAAACACGGGAGCCTTTAGTAGATGTTTTTTCAGCCGATAGTGAGGTAAAAGTCGTTGCCGAACTTCCAGGGGTTGAAAAATCAGACATAAAGTTAACCGCGACAGAAACCACGTTAACAATTTCTGTAGACGCTAAAGACCGAAAGTTCCACAAAGAACTCGAATTGCCCGCGGAGGTCGATCCAAAAACCGCAAAGTCCACTTATAAAAACGGCGTCCTTGAGGTTACCCTAACAAAAATCAAGAAGAAACCCAAAGGAGAACCTATTAAGATAGAATGA
- a CDS encoding polyprenyl synthetase family protein translates to MNWEKMLDQYGILIERKLNDYLTENIKVAEAYHPFIKKVYTQMRDYVLRKGKRLASCSTLLTYKGYTGKIDDRILSICIGIELYRHCILAHDDLIDRDNFRRGGETLHRLIAKGYDERLGEGTAVFLGNIMYTLALQSILDSGFRYGKLKQVIRLLMIGYRNVNESQILDLLFEYKEPDVDEWTIMASRRAASLFKTTILTGAILAGAPKNDISLLKAAATHIGYAFDIQDDIIDTFATQQQYGRPPGGDIALGKKPLHIVYLVKLIKRIKRTELNTVRKIIGQKSIKSTELEIIKTALKESGALNAAKEKSRMHAETAKKLVAQTNLNKETKNFLASFITYIEESLDWYK, encoded by the coding sequence ATGAACTGGGAGAAAATGCTCGACCAGTACGGCATACTCATTGAACGAAAGCTAAACGACTATCTCACCGAAAACATCAAAGTAGCGGAAGCTTACCACCCCTTCATAAAGAAAGTCTACACACAGATGCGGGACTACGTACTTAGAAAAGGTAAACGCCTAGCTTCATGTAGTACCCTCTTAACGTACAAAGGCTATACCGGCAAAATTGACGATCGGATCCTAAGCATCTGTATCGGTATTGAGCTGTATCGGCATTGTATCCTTGCTCACGATGACCTAATTGACCGAGATAATTTTAGGAGAGGAGGAGAAACATTGCATCGGCTAATTGCTAAGGGTTATGATGAGAGACTTGGTGAAGGAACTGCGGTTTTCCTTGGTAATATTATGTACACGTTAGCGTTACAATCTATACTCGATTCTGGATTTCGCTATGGGAAATTAAAACAAGTTATACGTTTACTTATGATTGGCTACCGCAACGTAAACGAAAGCCAGATACTCGACCTACTATTTGAGTACAAAGAGCCTGACGTTGATGAATGGACAATCATGGCATCCCGAAGAGCAGCTTCACTTTTCAAAACTACAATTTTAACAGGGGCAATCCTTGCCGGGGCGCCAAAAAATGACATATCCCTCCTCAAAGCCGCTGCCACGCATATCGGCTACGCATTTGACATTCAAGACGACATTATCGATACCTTTGCCACGCAACAACAATATGGAAGACCACCAGGCGGAGATATAGCCCTAGGTAAAAAACCACTACACATCGTATACCTTGTCAAGTTGATCAAGAGAATCAAGAGAACTGAATTGAACACGGTAAGAAAGATAATCGGCCAAAAATCCATCAAATCTACAGAGCTTGAGATAATAAAAACGGCGCTTAAAGAAAGTGGAGCCCTAAATGCTGCAAAAGAAAAATCTAGGATGCACGCTGAAACTGCGAAGAAGTTGGTTGCCCAAACAAACTTAAACAAAGAGACAAAAAACTTCCTTGCCTCATTCATTACCTATATAGAAGAAAGCCTCGACTGGTACAAATGA
- a CDS encoding HAD-IIA family hydrolase: protein MENYVAFIFDLDGCIYRGNTVIPGAANKIEELRKLGKKVLFLTNNATKTPEEYVKKLTSMGIKTNPKEILTSATATALYLAKNFGRVSIFPVGERGLIVELQRAGHRIIDVDRLREAEFVVACLDFSFTYAKLKAACQAIFAGAKFVATNTDPNVPVEGGYMPGAGAIISAISTATNVKPLVIGKPSKHIIEIALERLGVRASRTVIVGDRLDTDVQSGKMVGAFTILVLSGATSLEKAKKTKLKPDLILPSISHIPL, encoded by the coding sequence TTGGAGAATTACGTGGCTTTCATCTTCGATTTGGATGGCTGCATTTATAGAGGAAACACAGTGATCCCGGGTGCAGCTAATAAAATTGAAGAACTAAGGAAACTGGGAAAGAAAGTTTTGTTTTTGACGAATAACGCAACTAAGACGCCGGAAGAGTATGTAAAGAAGTTGACTAGTATGGGCATTAAGACAAATCCCAAGGAGATTCTTACCTCAGCCACAGCAACGGCTTTGTATCTGGCTAAGAATTTTGGGAGGGTTTCGATATTTCCAGTAGGTGAAAGGGGCCTGATCGTGGAGTTGCAGCGGGCTGGACATAGGATTATTGATGTGGATAGGTTAAGGGAAGCAGAGTTTGTGGTTGCGTGTTTAGATTTCAGTTTTACTTACGCGAAGCTGAAAGCGGCTTGTCAAGCCATTTTCGCTGGAGCCAAGTTTGTAGCTACCAATACTGACCCAAACGTCCCAGTTGAGGGCGGATATATGCCAGGTGCTGGTGCGATAATCAGCGCCATTTCAACTGCGACAAATGTAAAACCGCTTGTGATCGGAAAACCTTCGAAGCATATAATTGAAATTGCTCTTGAAAGATTGGGAGTAAGAGCAAGTCGAACAGTAATAGTAGGGGATAGGTTAGATACCGACGTTCAGTCCGGAAAAATGGTAGGAGCTTTTACAATTTTAGTTCTTTCAGGAGCTACCAGCTTAGAGAAAGCTAAAAAAACTAAGCTGAAGCCAGACTTGATTTTACCTTCAATCAGCCACATACCTCTCTGA
- a CDS encoding malate dehydrogenase, with translation MRVSVIGVGLVGRTYAYTLLGEPYVSEMDLVDIIPGLGKALRQELKVVAASLGKNLEINAYEDPCLISNSDLIIIAAGTPRKPGMSRRDLAGANAKVIKDIAEKIVKNNPEAFFVVVTNPVDALAMLFKKLSDAELVIGTGTFLDSIRLKVVLSEFTRVPIERISTLVIGEHGENMVPVLSSTMINGVKFTEYLNDHPELNLDRALIKRTVSSMAGNIIAKLGGTSFSPAACFREISKAILLDEMRIFPVAHNLVFENSEVFANWLFAIGRHRVEQVPLTLDPEETREFRMAVESIKVTYEDALKNI, from the coding sequence TTGCGAGTTTCAGTGATTGGAGTTGGATTAGTTGGTAGGACTTACGCTTATACCTTGTTAGGAGAGCCTTATGTGTCTGAAATGGATTTAGTTGACATTATTCCAGGCCTTGGGAAAGCTTTAAGACAAGAGTTGAAAGTTGTTGCTGCATCGCTTGGAAAAAATTTAGAAATAAATGCGTATGAGGATCCATGCCTAATTTCTAATTCTGATCTAATCATCATCGCGGCTGGAACTCCAAGAAAGCCCGGAATGAGTAGAAGGGACCTCGCAGGCGCAAATGCTAAGGTGATCAAGGACATTGCGGAAAAGATCGTAAAAAATAATCCTGAAGCCTTCTTTGTAGTCGTGACAAATCCAGTTGATGCTTTAGCAATGCTTTTCAAAAAGCTTAGCGACGCAGAATTGGTAATTGGTACTGGCACCTTTCTCGATTCAATTCGCTTAAAGGTGGTTCTTTCAGAATTCACCCGCGTTCCGATAGAAAGGATTTCAACACTCGTTATTGGCGAGCATGGTGAAAACATGGTGCCAGTGTTGTCTTCAACTATGATAAATGGTGTAAAGTTTACTGAATATCTCAACGATCATCCGGAGCTTAACCTGGATAGAGCTTTGATCAAGAGGACAGTTTCCTCGATGGCTGGCAATATTATAGCGAAACTTGGAGGAACCTCATTTAGTCCAGCCGCATGTTTTAGAGAGATTTCAAAAGCCATTTTATTAGATGAAATGAGAATTTTTCCGGTTGCACATAATCTTGTATTTGAGAATAGTGAAGTTTTTGCAAACTGGCTATTTGCTATTGGGAGACATAGAGTAGAGCAAGTTCCGTTAACGTTGGATCCTGAGGAAACACGTGAGTTTAGGATGGCTGTTGAAAGCATTAAGGTTACATATGAAGATGCGTTGAAAAACATCTGA
- a CDS encoding MFS transporter, whose protein sequence is MSLLKMKYKWLVLALLWISFFTVHFHRVAYSPLIPTIMRELGISYASAGLLMSAYFLAYTIPQIPMGILVDRFGSRKVISLFMMILAGGTVLFANITNFEIGFFSRFLIGFGSAAIWISGIKIISYWFKRSERGLTTGVFSASANFGATAALVIIPLVAIVYGWRQGYILTTIPIIVLIGLNWLLIRDYPTDIGLSPPENSKSHESEPQYVTSQKTLFQSILKNPYAWFLCISASFYLGGWYGTLTWIPTYCFEELKFPLATAGLIGSLIAIGAAISPATGILADKIGRKPVYVVGMGSYALFTFLFITFAACYNFISTIILAILMGISFSSFAFAFLMISELFPPTVAATASGVLNTFAFLGALVYPTMMGIIIDMSKSYHLAFLTVIIGELIGMAIALKTKETR, encoded by the coding sequence ATGAGTTTACTGAAAATGAAGTACAAATGGTTAGTACTGGCACTACTTTGGATTTCATTCTTCACTGTTCATTTCCATAGGGTCGCTTACTCTCCTCTAATTCCTACCATCATGCGGGAGCTAGGCATTTCCTATGCCTCGGCTGGACTATTAATGTCCGCGTACTTCTTGGCTTATACTATTCCGCAGATTCCAATGGGAATCCTTGTGGATAGATTCGGTTCACGGAAGGTTATTTCATTGTTTATGATGATTCTCGCTGGAGGTACTGTCTTATTTGCTAATATTACTAACTTTGAAATTGGTTTTTTCTCCCGTTTTCTTATTGGGTTTGGATCCGCGGCTATTTGGATATCCGGAATCAAGATCATATCTTACTGGTTTAAACGATCCGAAAGGGGTTTAACAACCGGAGTTTTTAGTGCCTCAGCTAACTTTGGCGCAACTGCGGCTCTGGTAATTATCCCGCTTGTAGCAATAGTATATGGCTGGAGGCAGGGATATATCCTGACAACAATTCCCATAATCGTTTTAATAGGCTTAAACTGGCTTCTAATCCGAGACTATCCAACTGATATAGGTTTATCTCCACCTGAAAACTCTAAATCCCATGAATCGGAACCCCAATATGTCACGTCGCAGAAAACCTTGTTTCAGAGCATATTAAAAAACCCTTACGCATGGTTCCTTTGCATTAGTGCTTCCTTCTACCTCGGAGGCTGGTATGGAACGCTAACTTGGATACCTACGTACTGTTTTGAGGAGCTTAAATTTCCGCTAGCTACCGCCGGACTTATAGGATCATTAATAGCTATCGGGGCGGCGATTTCTCCAGCCACAGGCATCCTTGCCGACAAAATTGGAAGAAAACCAGTATATGTAGTTGGAATGGGAAGTTATGCTCTCTTCACCTTTTTGTTCATTACATTTGCCGCATGCTATAATTTTATATCCACTATTATCCTTGCCATCCTAATGGGGATCTCCTTTTCCAGCTTCGCTTTTGCCTTTCTAATGATCTCAGAGTTATTCCCACCAACTGTCGCCGCCACAGCATCGGGTGTGCTGAATACTTTTGCGTTCTTAGGTGCTCTGGTATATCCAACTATGATGGGCATCATCATAGACATGAGTAAATCCTACCACCTTGCGTTTCTTACTGTTATAATCGGGGAACTTATCGGAATGGCGATTGCTCTTAAAACCAAGGAAACTAGGTAA
- a CDS encoding secondary thiamine-phosphate synthase enzyme YjbQ has translation MISFVDRISIRSKSETEVVDITNNVQDIVRRSNVKHGQVTIYTGHTTAAIILNEYENGLIQDIVNLMELVVPKNKNYLHNRVDINAHSHLRAILIGTSKVIPIVDGAPTLGEWQRVMFIELDGPRSRSVTIQVIGE, from the coding sequence ATGATAAGCTTCGTCGATAGGATTTCAATACGATCAAAAAGCGAAACCGAAGTAGTCGACATCACTAACAATGTGCAAGATATTGTGAGGAGATCGAATGTAAAACATGGGCAAGTCACTATTTACACAGGGCATACAACAGCTGCGATTATCCTAAACGAGTACGAAAACGGACTCATCCAGGATATCGTCAATTTAATGGAACTGGTTGTGCCTAAGAACAAGAATTACCTACATAACCGTGTTGATATAAACGCCCACTCTCACCTCCGTGCTATTCTAATTGGCACAAGTAAGGTTATTCCAATAGTTGATGGTGCTCCGACGCTCGGAGAATGGCAAAGAGTAATGTTCATTGAACTCGACGGTCCTAGAAGCAGATCCGTGACGATCCAAGTTATAGGGGAATAA
- a CDS encoding DMT family transporter, with the protein MLGELAALGAAICWAISAVLYKTGMTDLDPIQVNLIRSAPAAVFTLLLFWALNGWWSNPFAMEPHALVYVAVGVLLGLGVGDCAYFSSLRKIGVSRAVPLTSTYPLFMIPISVFLLHEQLVLTVGVGTIAIVVGTWLVSTPNEGNNSTPRGNLKIGVALALFAAVVWAMGFYFFKLALNVADVFMACAARLLILIPVVVLLTYTIRPRKQVSSRTYVLLGLAGIVALGVGGTLVYYGLKIATATVVVPLSATTPLFSTVIAAVFLKEKVTMKILAGSALITMGAILISL; encoded by the coding sequence ATGCTAGGTGAGCTGGCTGCTTTAGGAGCTGCCATATGTTGGGCTATTTCAGCCGTTCTTTATAAAACGGGTATGACTGATTTAGATCCCATTCAAGTTAACCTTATCCGTTCTGCTCCGGCAGCAGTTTTTACGTTACTATTGTTTTGGGCATTGAATGGTTGGTGGTCCAATCCATTTGCTATGGAACCACACGCTTTAGTGTATGTTGCAGTAGGTGTTTTGCTAGGACTCGGAGTTGGGGATTGCGCATATTTCAGTAGCTTGCGTAAAATAGGAGTTTCTAGAGCTGTGCCTCTTACCAGTACGTATCCATTATTCATGATCCCCATCTCGGTTTTTCTTCTCCATGAGCAACTGGTTTTGACCGTGGGCGTAGGAACCATTGCGATAGTAGTTGGAACCTGGCTGGTTAGCACACCTAACGAAGGTAATAATTCAACACCAAGGGGTAATTTAAAAATCGGGGTTGCACTGGCATTATTTGCCGCTGTGGTTTGGGCTATGGGATTCTACTTTTTTAAGCTCGCGTTAAACGTCGCTGACGTTTTCATGGCTTGTGCAGCACGTTTACTGATACTCATTCCGGTTGTTGTATTATTAACATACACAATTCGCCCGCGTAAACAGGTTAGCAGTAGGACTTATGTTTTACTTGGTTTAGCTGGGATAGTGGCTCTCGGCGTCGGCGGGACTTTGGTGTATTATGGTTTGAAGATAGCTACAGCTACTGTCGTAGTTCCGCTCTCAGCGACTACGCCATTATTTTCAACCGTGATTGCGGCAGTTTTTCTAAAAGAGAAAGTTACGATGAAGATTTTGGCAGGTTCAGCGCTGATTACAATGGGTGCGATTTTAATTTCTTTGTAG
- a CDS encoding Hsp20/alpha crystallin family protein, giving the protein MSEDESWWRRRRRYPFDIFEEFEQIMNEMMQKVFRNLPKEFSQFRPYIYGYSFSLGPDGKPVIREFGNVQPTEGGPKIKEKREPLVDIMEEKDELVVFAEVPGVEKEEINLNSTEETLIINVDTEKRKYYKEVELPTAVDPKSAKATYKNGVLEVRFKKVSGEKEKGRRIPIE; this is encoded by the coding sequence ATGTCTGAGGATGAAAGTTGGTGGAGAAGACGCAGGCGTTATCCATTTGACATTTTCGAGGAATTTGAACAAATTATGAATGAAATGATGCAAAAGGTCTTTCGGAATCTACCTAAAGAGTTCAGCCAGTTTAGGCCGTATATCTACGGGTACTCGTTTTCCCTTGGACCTGATGGCAAACCAGTCATAAGAGAATTTGGAAATGTGCAACCGACTGAAGGAGGACCTAAAATTAAAGAAAAACGCGAGCCTCTGGTTGACATTATGGAAGAGAAAGATGAGTTAGTGGTCTTCGCTGAGGTTCCAGGCGTAGAAAAGGAAGAGATCAACCTTAATTCAACCGAGGAAACTCTCATTATCAACGTTGACACCGAGAAGCGAAAATATTACAAAGAGGTTGAATTGCCTACCGCGGTAGATCCGAAATCTGCAAAAGCTACCTATAAAAATGGAGTGCTCGAGGTTCGCTTCAAAAAAGTTAGCGGGGAAAAGGAAAAGGGAAGGCGGATACCAATCGAATAA
- a CDS encoding AAA family ATPase has protein sequence MLLKEVILENFMSYEYARIPLKPGLNLICGPNGAGKSSILLAISVALGQAYTERSRKLSDLIRWGKDIARVTLFFDNSPKGGKRPLPKYDTDTFQLSRYLKRDGTYWYEAENRSITKEDVMKLLSEFGINSDNMLIIMHQNMVEEFSITSPQQKLKMLEDAVGFQPYRQKILEAQEKLTRLLSEEASISHFLENAEQTLTYWKEEYARYLRKKELLEKKAFLEKELAWAQVIKQEKIADAWKTKIQRKTNELTRMTKELEETRDKVKNLQDKLKNLQFNQKKLFYSLLEAEKLKTEAEVTNTILTRVLSNIGSDEDTLKKLNLKIQSYLKEASFQLELSNAKKYEAEDKIQGIQSKLGETEEEANSTLEQYLKERVKEALLVFQKEKLEDEIAELKSELKETEKELSLITSAAEKIGPRVETQRNPLEVSEEIKITNAHLMSLGEVSEDTEKMYVNYSNMYTELKQKAAIVAENRKRALKEIEDRKQTWKRVLQDLLDKVNPVYQKILSKIEATGRVRLVNTEDIETAGLELLVGFRGAAPTVLDAYTQSGGERSAATMAFLLALQQHVKSPIRAIDEFDVHMDPRNREVISQLLISAVQDNEVQHIAITPSQITQLGKEVHVITVQNIQGKSETKVVTKTAK, from the coding sequence TTGCTACTCAAGGAAGTCATTCTTGAGAATTTCATGTCCTATGAGTACGCTAGAATTCCCCTTAAACCTGGTCTAAACCTTATATGCGGACCTAACGGTGCTGGAAAATCATCTATTCTCTTAGCTATCTCAGTCGCATTGGGTCAGGCTTACACCGAAAGATCAAGAAAGCTAAGTGATCTAATCCGATGGGGGAAAGATATAGCCAGGGTGACCTTATTCTTTGATAATTCCCCAAAAGGAGGAAAACGACCTCTTCCCAAATATGACACCGACACTTTCCAACTTTCCCGCTACTTGAAAAGAGATGGCACATACTGGTATGAGGCTGAAAACCGTTCCATAACTAAGGAGGACGTTATGAAACTCCTCTCAGAGTTCGGCATAAACTCTGACAATATGTTGATAATCATGCATCAAAACATGGTTGAAGAATTTAGCATAACGAGCCCCCAGCAAAAGTTGAAGATGTTAGAGGATGCCGTAGGTTTCCAGCCATACAGGCAAAAAATTCTTGAAGCCCAAGAAAAATTAACCCGTCTTTTAAGCGAAGAAGCATCCATTTCACATTTCTTAGAAAACGCGGAGCAGACCCTTACCTATTGGAAGGAAGAATACGCTCGATACCTTCGAAAGAAAGAGCTACTCGAAAAGAAAGCTTTCCTTGAAAAAGAACTCGCTTGGGCACAAGTTATTAAACAGGAAAAAATTGCGGATGCTTGGAAGACAAAGATCCAAAGAAAAACCAACGAATTGACAAGAATGACGAAGGAACTAGAAGAGACACGCGATAAAGTAAAGAATTTGCAAGATAAACTAAAAAATCTACAATTTAATCAGAAAAAATTGTTTTACTCCCTACTTGAAGCAGAAAAATTAAAAACCGAAGCCGAAGTAACGAACACCATTCTAACTAGGGTTCTTAGCAACATTGGAAGTGACGAGGACACCTTAAAAAAATTGAATTTAAAGATACAAAGCTACCTCAAGGAAGCAAGTTTTCAGCTTGAACTCTCTAACGCAAAAAAATATGAAGCAGAAGATAAAATTCAAGGCATCCAATCTAAACTGGGTGAAACTGAAGAAGAAGCCAACTCAACTTTAGAGCAGTATTTAAAGGAGCGAGTTAAAGAAGCACTTCTCGTATTTCAAAAGGAAAAACTTGAAGACGAAATAGCTGAACTTAAAAGCGAACTTAAGGAGACTGAAAAAGAACTTAGCTTGATTACATCAGCAGCCGAAAAAATCGGGCCACGGGTAGAAACCCAACGCAACCCACTCGAAGTTTCTGAGGAAATCAAGATTACTAATGCACATTTAATGTCATTAGGGGAGGTCTCCGAAGATACTGAGAAAATGTATGTAAATTATTCGAATATGTACACTGAACTGAAACAAAAAGCTGCCATAGTTGCCGAAAATAGAAAAAGAGCACTTAAAGAAATAGAGGATAGAAAACAAACTTGGAAACGTGTACTCCAGGATTTATTAGATAAAGTAAATCCGGTTTATCAAAAGATTCTTTCGAAGATAGAAGCAACTGGCAGGGTAAGATTGGTTAATACAGAGGATATCGAAACAGCAGGCTTAGAACTACTCGTCGGCTTCAGGGGAGCCGCTCCTACAGTCCTAGATGCTTATACACAAAGTGGAGGGGAGAGAAGCGCTGCCACCATGGCTTTTCTCTTAGCCTTGCAACAGCATGTAAAATCCCCCATTAGAGCAATAGACGAATTCGACGTCCACATGGACCCCCGAAACCGAGAGGTAATCTCTCAACTGCTTATATCAGCAGTCCAAGATAATGAAGTACAACACATAGCCATAACTCCAAGCCAAATCACACAACTGGGAAAGGAGGTTCACGTGATTACAGTGCAAAATATACAAGGAAAATCTGAAACTAAAGTGGTGACCAAAACTGCGAAGTAA